One window from the genome of Saimiri boliviensis isolate mSaiBol1 chromosome 2, mSaiBol1.pri, whole genome shotgun sequence encodes:
- the LOC120366364 gene encoding small ribosomal subunit protein eS27-like: protein MPLAKDLLHPSLKEEKRKHKKKCLVQSLSSYFMDVKCPGCYKITTVFSHAQMVVLCVGCCTVLCQPAGGKSRLIIGCSFRRKQH, encoded by the coding sequence ATGCCTCTTGCAAAGGATCTTCTTCATCCCTCTCTcaaagaggagaagaggaaacacAAGAAGAAATGCCTGGTACAGAGCCTCAGTTCCTACTTCATGGATGTGAAATGCCCAGGATGCTATAAAATCACCACGGTCTTTAGCCATGCACAAATGGTAGTTTTGTGTGTTGGCTGCTGCACTGTCCTCTGCCAGCCTGCAGGAGGAAAATCACGGCTTATAATAGGATGTTCTTTCAGGAGGAAGCAGCACTGA